One Halobacterium sp. DL1 DNA window includes the following coding sequences:
- a CDS encoding cyclin yields the protein MYRAGDEVDQQAWLDELEAVADALDIDAEARATAKDLFLSAVPNEERSKPAAVAASVYAGALIAGDQRSQTAVAEAADVSRLVIQQRWKEILEDAGFEPPSW from the coding sequence ATGTACCGCGCGGGGGACGAGGTGGACCAGCAAGCGTGGCTGGACGAACTCGAGGCAGTAGCGGACGCCCTCGACATCGACGCGGAGGCTCGCGCTACCGCCAAGGACCTGTTCCTCTCGGCGGTGCCGAACGAGGAGCGCTCGAAGCCGGCAGCAGTCGCGGCCAGCGTCTACGCGGGCGCGCTCATCGCCGGCGACCAGCGCTCCCAGACCGCGGTCGCAGAGGCCGCGGATGTCTCTCGGCTGGTGATTCAGCAGCGCTGGAAGGAGATTCTCGAGGACGCGGGATTCGAACCGCCCTCCTGGTAG
- a CDS encoding chemotaxis protein CheY, whose translation MVVVTEQSPQEHVDILLVEDNPGDVRLTQEAFKNGQIYNDLHVVNDGDEALAFLRNEGEHADAPTPDIVLLDLNLPRKNGDEVLAEVRADPDLARIPVIVLTSSEAQEDVAQSYELQANAYLTKPVDPSEFIEVVKSFKQFWLSVVRLPPGDE comes from the coding sequence GTGGTCGTGGTGACCGAGCAGTCGCCTCAGGAGCACGTCGACATCCTGCTCGTCGAGGACAACCCGGGGGACGTGCGACTCACGCAGGAGGCGTTCAAGAACGGCCAGATATACAACGACCTCCACGTCGTCAACGACGGGGACGAGGCGCTGGCGTTCCTCCGCAACGAGGGCGAGCACGCGGACGCGCCGACTCCGGACATCGTGTTGCTGGACCTCAATCTGCCGCGGAAGAACGGCGACGAGGTACTCGCGGAGGTGCGCGCCGACCCGGACCTCGCTCGCATCCCCGTCATCGTCCTCACGAGTTCAGAGGCCCAGGAGGACGTGGCACAGTCCTACGAGCTGCAGGCGAACGCGTACCTGACGAAACCCGTCGACCCCAGCGAGTTCATCGAGGTGGTGAAGTCGTTCAAGCAGTTCTGGCTCTCCGTCGTCCGGCTCCCGCCAGGTGACGAGTGA
- a CDS encoding mechanosensitive ion channel protein MscS, with protein MPLQLDWLLDADFRYLLAVVVLFTGVVLGYLVGRVNERILLAMGVDQTVEATSVEQMARELGTTTVSLTARLTSWIIYGVSVLIALEVAQLTVRGAVWYPIVTFVPSLVLAVVVLLFGVLLSDKAELVVSERLRSVKVPEITVLPRVVKYSIMYVAVLVALSQVGVQVTALVVLLFAYVGALVLYTAIATRHLLTSAAAGLYLLLNQPYGIGDRVAIGEHEGIVQEVDVFVTRIEGEGREYVLPNHLVFRRGVVLVRE; from the coding sequence ATGCCCCTCCAACTAGACTGGCTCCTGGACGCGGACTTCCGCTACCTGCTGGCGGTCGTGGTGCTGTTCACGGGCGTCGTGCTCGGCTACCTGGTCGGCCGCGTGAACGAGCGCATCCTGCTCGCGATGGGCGTCGACCAGACGGTCGAGGCGACGAGCGTCGAGCAGATGGCCCGCGAACTCGGGACGACGACTGTGTCGCTGACGGCCCGACTCACCTCGTGGATCATCTACGGAGTCTCTGTGCTCATCGCCCTCGAGGTCGCGCAGTTGACCGTGCGCGGCGCGGTGTGGTACCCCATCGTCACGTTCGTTCCGTCGCTGGTGCTCGCCGTCGTCGTCCTCCTGTTTGGCGTGCTGCTGAGCGACAAGGCCGAACTCGTCGTCAGCGAGCGTCTGCGGAGCGTGAAGGTCCCCGAAATAACGGTGCTGCCGAGGGTGGTCAAGTACAGCATCATGTACGTCGCGGTGCTGGTCGCGCTCTCGCAGGTCGGCGTCCAGGTGACGGCGCTGGTCGTCCTGCTGTTCGCGTACGTCGGGGCGCTCGTCCTCTACACCGCCATCGCCACCCGGCACCTGCTCACGTCGGCGGCGGCGGGCCTCTACCTCCTGTTGAACCAGCCCTACGGCATCGGTGACCGGGTCGCCATCGGCGAACACGAGGGCATCGTCCAGGAGGTCGACGTCTTCGTCACCCGGATCGAGGGCGAGGGCCGGGAGTACGTGCTCCCGAACCACCTCGTCTTCCGGCGCGGCGTCGTGCTGGTGAGAGAATGA
- a CDS encoding acetyltransferase, producing the protein MPPAVLSRAVPSRHDRLDRHPTQGTGNSLRHWTDAKHPLRVAFNYVVIVLARICPSLRAKNVLLRRLGVTVGVGASWGLESTPDVFWPELVTVGEDAVVGYDATLLCHEFLQDEYRTGEVVVGDRAMIGAGAVVLPGVEIGDDAQVAANSLVADDVPAGATVAGVPAEPLERD; encoded by the coding sequence ATGCCGCCGGCGGTTCTATCCAGAGCCGTGCCGTCGCGCCACGACCGCCTCGACCGCCACCCGACGCAGGGAACGGGGAACTCGCTGCGCCACTGGACCGACGCCAAGCACCCGCTTCGCGTCGCGTTCAACTACGTGGTCATCGTCCTCGCCCGCATCTGCCCGAGTCTCCGCGCGAAGAACGTGCTGCTCCGGCGGCTCGGCGTGACCGTCGGGGTGGGCGCGTCGTGGGGCCTCGAATCGACGCCGGACGTGTTCTGGCCGGAACTCGTCACCGTCGGCGAGGACGCCGTCGTCGGCTACGACGCGACGCTGCTCTGCCACGAGTTCCTCCAGGACGAGTACCGCACCGGCGAGGTCGTCGTCGGCGACCGCGCGATGATTGGTGCGGGCGCCGTCGTCCTCCCGGGCGTCGAAATCGGTGACGACGCACAGGTCGCCGCGAACTCCCTCGTCGCCGACGACGTGCCCGCGGGGGCCACGGTCGCCGGCGTCCCCGCCGAACCCCTCGAGCGGGACTAG
- a CDS encoding glucose-fructose oxidoreductase codes for MQFGIISTANIGDLAVVPAIRDSEHEVRAVASRDADRAAAFADRHDIPERYDSYDALLGADIDAVYNPLPNALHAKWTCRAADAGLHVLCEKPLATDAEEAVEVVQHCRNAGITLMEAFMYRYHPRTERALEVAADQLGDPRHVHAAFNFPMPASKADVRLDPELAGGALMDVGCYAVSAARQFLGEPVAATASVHDARDCGVDTELAGTLRFADGATATVEANFETRNYQCYRVEGTEGWLEATDAFNPTSDGGTVLRWGMDGKTVEETFDPTDHYRLEVQHFADCVESGATPRTDGEEAIANMRAVDALYEAAATDGSVSL; via the coding sequence GTGCAGTTCGGCATCATCTCCACGGCGAACATCGGCGACCTGGCTGTCGTCCCAGCCATTCGCGACTCCGAGCACGAGGTCCGCGCGGTGGCCTCCCGGGACGCCGACCGTGCCGCCGCCTTCGCCGACCGTCACGACATCCCGGAGCGCTACGACAGCTACGACGCGCTCCTCGGCGCCGACATCGACGCAGTGTACAACCCCCTCCCGAACGCGCTCCACGCCAAGTGGACCTGCCGGGCGGCCGACGCCGGCCTCCACGTCCTCTGCGAGAAACCGCTCGCCACCGACGCCGAGGAGGCCGTCGAAGTCGTCCAGCACTGCCGCAACGCCGGCATCACGCTGATGGAGGCGTTCATGTACCGCTACCACCCCCGGACCGAGCGCGCTCTCGAGGTAGCAGCCGACCAACTCGGTGACCCTCGGCACGTCCACGCGGCGTTCAACTTCCCGATGCCCGCCAGCAAGGCGGACGTACGACTCGACCCGGAACTCGCGGGCGGCGCACTGATGGACGTTGGCTGTTACGCCGTCAGCGCCGCCCGGCAGTTCCTGGGCGAACCGGTCGCTGCGACCGCGAGCGTCCACGACGCCCGGGACTGCGGCGTCGACACGGAGCTGGCGGGCACCCTGCGGTTCGCTGACGGTGCCACCGCTACAGTCGAGGCGAATTTCGAGACGCGGAACTACCAGTGTTACCGCGTGGAGGGCACCGAGGGCTGGCTGGAAGCGACGGACGCCTTCAACCCGACGAGCGACGGCGGCACGGTGCTGCGCTGGGGCATGGACGGGAAGACAGTCGAGGAGACGTTCGACCCGACCGACCACTACCGCCTGGAGGTCCAGCATTTCGCCGACTGCGTCGAATCGGGAGCGACGCCGCGGACGGACGGCGAGGAGGCCATCGCGAACATGCGCGCCGTCGACGCGCTGTACGAGGCCGCGGCGACCGACGGCTCAGTCTCGCTCTGA
- a CDS encoding helicase, which yields MADEPWREFFGFDAPYDQQADAIESAIDAGEQGGYLAMEGPCGTGKTMAALTAAAHLVRNGDQYSRVLVVTPVKQQLEQFVADLRTMNAGMEDPLDGVALVGKRDLCPYGREDAFPRDASVHDRCEDLRESTAGLVEGDGDSFDGQDARELVELRAAEALDEPWWDPATGRELARSARADVDHNLSQAPLATAGVDSPYVQHQPTAPEDLSEGDPPLFCPFEADWYGRNKGSPVGFDAGRHNVVTSEEVLPESVEYGTCPHRVQQVLLDHADVVIGNYNHLFDPKTRGLTEHLLDEQTFVVVDEAHRLEERVRDLLSDRVGRHTLARARNDVRTLLTEARQSESNRQQVADHLSSYDLSMDAVEATVEFLGDVLDWLDDRVAEYLAEEGHDPNSARNLPEYDHEVPLRDPETDEPDDLTRWAEKQGYTGDLWRSLADVGTAVEAILEDDGDRSAVCGAVGVTLQRWWERDHATYFREIELEHVPKDSGRAGAAWAEAYTPALVTYNCMPARALRETFAGLGGGVLMSATLEPLDVFREVTGLDRLEAGAGTAEARPVVERRYDLRFPRENRASFLVDATPFTARNRGDPTRENDNRTREEYRYVLRTIARSPGNVLVCMPNYREAAWAGDYLADAVEKDVLVDESSSNEVTDDLKAEFFRGDGKVLVTSTRGTLTEGVDYDGEKLAACAVVGVPLVNVGSPRVRAVRRAYADAFGEDKAFEYALTVPAVRRARQAIGRVIRGPEEVGVRALVGQRYVEGARHSVHGYLGPGERAEFTRMTPEFLGDQLDAFWSERD from the coding sequence ATGGCCGACGAGCCGTGGCGCGAGTTCTTCGGATTCGACGCGCCGTACGACCAGCAAGCCGACGCCATCGAATCCGCCATCGACGCCGGGGAGCAGGGCGGCTACCTCGCGATGGAGGGGCCCTGTGGCACCGGGAAGACGATGGCCGCGCTCACCGCGGCCGCCCACCTCGTGCGGAACGGCGACCAGTACAGCCGCGTGCTGGTCGTCACGCCGGTGAAACAGCAACTGGAGCAGTTCGTCGCCGACCTCCGGACGATGAACGCGGGGATGGAGGACCCCCTCGACGGCGTCGCACTCGTCGGGAAGCGCGACCTCTGTCCGTACGGTCGGGAGGACGCGTTCCCCCGGGACGCGAGCGTCCACGACCGCTGCGAGGACCTCCGCGAGTCGACAGCGGGACTCGTGGAGGGCGACGGCGACAGTTTCGACGGACAGGACGCCCGCGAACTCGTGGAACTGCGGGCGGCCGAGGCCCTCGACGAACCGTGGTGGGACCCCGCGACGGGGCGCGAACTGGCGCGCTCGGCCCGCGCGGACGTCGACCACAACCTCTCGCAGGCGCCGCTCGCGACGGCGGGCGTGGACTCGCCGTACGTCCAGCACCAGCCCACGGCCCCCGAGGACCTCTCGGAGGGCGACCCGCCGCTGTTCTGCCCGTTCGAGGCCGACTGGTACGGGCGCAACAAGGGGTCGCCGGTGGGCTTCGACGCCGGTCGACACAACGTCGTCACGAGCGAGGAGGTGCTCCCGGAGAGCGTCGAGTACGGCACCTGTCCCCACCGCGTCCAGCAGGTGCTGCTCGACCACGCGGACGTCGTCATCGGGAACTACAACCACCTCTTCGACCCGAAGACGCGCGGGCTCACCGAACACCTCCTCGACGAGCAGACGTTCGTCGTGGTCGACGAAGCCCACCGCCTGGAGGAGCGCGTGCGGGACCTGCTCTCGGACAGGGTGGGCCGCCACACGCTCGCCCGCGCCAGGAACGACGTGCGGACGCTGCTGACGGAGGCCAGGCAGAGCGAGTCGAACCGCCAGCAGGTCGCCGACCACCTCAGCAGCTACGACCTCTCGATGGACGCCGTGGAGGCCACCGTCGAGTTCCTCGGGGACGTCCTCGACTGGCTGGACGACCGGGTCGCGGAGTACCTCGCCGAGGAGGGCCACGACCCGAACAGCGCCCGCAACCTCCCGGAGTACGACCACGAGGTCCCGCTCAGGGACCCCGAGACGGACGAACCGGACGACCTCACGCGGTGGGCCGAGAAGCAGGGGTACACCGGCGACCTCTGGCGGTCGCTGGCGGACGTCGGCACCGCCGTCGAGGCCATCCTTGAGGACGACGGCGACCGCTCGGCGGTTTGCGGCGCGGTCGGGGTCACCCTCCAGCGGTGGTGGGAGCGCGACCACGCCACCTACTTCCGGGAGATCGAACTCGAACACGTCCCCAAGGACTCGGGCCGCGCGGGTGCCGCGTGGGCGGAGGCGTACACGCCAGCGCTCGTGACGTACAACTGTATGCCGGCGCGGGCGCTCCGCGAGACGTTCGCGGGACTCGGCGGCGGCGTGCTGATGAGCGCGACCCTCGAACCGCTCGACGTCTTCCGCGAGGTCACCGGGCTGGACCGCCTCGAAGCGGGCGCCGGCACCGCCGAAGCCCGCCCGGTCGTCGAGCGCCGCTACGACCTCCGATTCCCCCGCGAGAACCGCGCGAGTTTCCTCGTGGACGCGACGCCGTTCACGGCCCGCAACCGCGGCGACCCGACGCGCGAGAACGACAACCGGACGCGCGAGGAGTACCGCTACGTCCTCCGCACCATCGCGCGCTCGCCCGGGAACGTCCTCGTCTGTATGCCGAACTACCGGGAGGCGGCGTGGGCCGGCGACTACCTCGCCGACGCCGTCGAGAAGGACGTGCTCGTCGACGAGTCCTCCTCGAACGAAGTGACGGACGACCTGAAGGCGGAGTTCTTCCGCGGTGACGGGAAGGTCCTCGTCACCAGCACGCGAGGGACGCTGACGGAGGGCGTCGACTACGACGGCGAGAAACTCGCGGCGTGCGCCGTCGTCGGCGTCCCTCTCGTCAACGTCGGGTCACCGCGCGTGCGGGCGGTCCGCCGGGCGTACGCGGACGCCTTCGGCGAGGACAAGGCCTTCGAGTACGCGCTTACCGTTCCCGCCGTGCGCAGGGCGCGGCAGGCCATCGGGCGCGTCATTCGTGGGCCAGAGGAGGTCGGCGTTCGTGCGCTCGTCGGGCAGCGCTACGTGGAGGGCGCGCGCCACTCGGTCCACGGCTACCTCGGGCCGGGCGAGCGCGCGGAGTTCACCCGCATGACCCCGGAGTTCCTCGGCGACCAGCTGGACGCGTTCTGGTCAGAGCGAGACTGA
- a CDS encoding potassium transporter TrkA: MSVAGLSTPAVVVFGLIGVALVLFVSELIPNDVTAMGVIVALASMQPVFGIDVGITPRDAISGFANPATVTIVGMYMLSAGIQQTGLVQRLGVYLADLTNGSETRALAATIGTTGPIAGFINNTPVVAVFIPMISDLAEQSKLSPSKLLLPLSYAAILGGTLTLIGTSTNLLASDFARVLVDGRTGIGMFEFTPLGVVVLVIGLAYLMTVGRRLTPGRIPVDADLVEEFDLEDHLAQVEVRADSPVVGTTVDEFENGDTAGVVVLQLHRNGEVYPAPYSDIPIEAGDVLVVNGTLQAVNQFQGANDLRQLTREEVTEATFDDAPTDFELTKAIVGEGSKYVGETVAETRIEEFQRATMLAIRSGGDLLRTDLEDVTLEAGDLLLTRMPQESIEYFNDNGDLYVADERAYDRLLEADPAEVAPLSPKTPFAVAIMAAVVAVAALDVAPIVIAAFGGVFAMVVTGCLRPADAYDAVSWNVIFLLAGVIPLGLAMEATGGAAVIAEGLVAADAVLPLLGVLLLTSVLTGLLANVITPVATIVLMIPVAVDAAVQLGANQFAFLLVVMFASATSFMTPIGYQTNLMVYGPGGYRFGDFLKVGAPLQLLLAVVTTVGVAVMWGL, translated from the coding sequence ATGTCTGTTGCCGGTCTGTCGACGCCAGCGGTCGTCGTCTTCGGACTCATCGGTGTCGCGCTGGTTCTCTTCGTCTCCGAACTCATCCCCAACGACGTCACCGCGATGGGCGTCATCGTGGCGCTGGCCTCGATGCAACCGGTGTTCGGTATCGACGTCGGAATCACTCCGCGGGACGCTATCTCGGGGTTCGCCAACCCCGCGACGGTGACGATCGTCGGAATGTACATGCTGAGCGCGGGCATCCAGCAGACCGGTCTCGTGCAGCGACTGGGCGTCTACCTCGCGGACCTGACGAACGGCAGCGAGACGCGCGCCCTCGCTGCCACCATCGGGACGACGGGCCCCATCGCCGGGTTCATCAACAACACACCGGTCGTGGCCGTGTTCATCCCGATGATATCGGACCTGGCCGAGCAGAGCAAGCTATCGCCCTCGAAACTCCTCTTGCCGCTGTCCTACGCGGCGATACTCGGCGGAACGCTCACGCTCATCGGCACGTCGACGAACCTCCTCGCGAGCGACTTCGCCCGGGTGCTCGTCGACGGACGGACCGGCATCGGGATGTTCGAGTTCACGCCACTCGGCGTGGTCGTCCTCGTGATCGGACTCGCGTACCTGATGACCGTCGGGCGGCGACTCACGCCCGGCCGGATTCCGGTCGACGCCGACCTCGTCGAGGAGTTCGACCTCGAGGACCACCTTGCTCAGGTCGAGGTCAGGGCCGACTCCCCGGTCGTCGGAACTACCGTCGACGAGTTCGAGAACGGTGACACTGCGGGCGTGGTGGTGCTCCAGTTGCACCGCAACGGCGAGGTGTACCCGGCGCCGTACTCGGACATCCCGATCGAGGCCGGCGACGTGCTCGTCGTCAACGGGACGCTACAGGCGGTCAACCAGTTCCAGGGGGCCAACGACCTCCGGCAGCTCACCCGCGAGGAGGTGACGGAGGCGACATTCGACGACGCACCGACCGACTTCGAACTCACGAAGGCCATCGTCGGCGAGGGCTCGAAGTACGTCGGCGAGACGGTAGCGGAGACCAGGATCGAGGAGTTCCAGCGGGCGACCATGCTCGCCATCCGCAGCGGCGGCGACCTCCTGCGAACGGACCTCGAAGACGTGACGCTGGAGGCGGGTGACCTGCTGTTGACCCGGATGCCCCAGGAGTCCATCGAGTACTTCAACGACAACGGCGACCTCTACGTCGCCGACGAGCGCGCCTACGACCGACTCCTCGAGGCGGACCCCGCCGAGGTCGCGCCGCTCTCCCCGAAGACGCCGTTCGCCGTCGCCATCATGGCCGCCGTCGTCGCCGTCGCGGCCCTGGACGTGGCACCAATCGTCATCGCGGCGTTCGGCGGCGTGTTCGCGATGGTCGTCACGGGCTGTCTCAGGCCGGCAGACGCCTACGACGCGGTGTCCTGGAACGTCATCTTCCTGCTCGCGGGCGTGATTCCGCTCGGTCTAGCGATGGAGGCGACCGGTGGCGCCGCGGTCATCGCGGAGGGACTCGTCGCGGCCGACGCAGTGCTACCGCTGCTCGGCGTCCTCCTCCTCACCTCCGTGTTGACCGGGCTCCTCGCGAACGTCATCACGCCGGTGGCGACCATCGTCCTGATGATTCCGGTCGCCGTCGACGCGGCCGTCCAGCTCGGCGCCAACCAGTTCGCGTTCCTGCTGGTCGTGATGTTCGCCTCGGCGACGTCGTTCATGACGCCCATCGGCTACCAGACGAACCTGATGGTGTACGGGCCGGGTGGCTACCGGTTCGGCGACTTCCTGAAGGTCGGTGCGCCCCTCCAGTTGCTGCTCGCTGTCGTCACGACGGTCGGTGTCGCAGTGATGTGGGGACTGTAG
- a CDS encoding oxidoreductase, with translation MTIREHASQHGHAQSLPLISKSATVTEVEALDRPRKDEIRSRLRELGSEYGFADAVADQGPLDWDGVFEAATRADRRLAPRIGALRDRFERAHPALVRIVFETDEPFEFAAGQYLSIRYGNRTRAYSIASSPTREDTELCIRRVPDGRLSTRLCEELSVGDEITVRGPHGHLLLEDVSERDLVFLATGTGVAPMKSMIDYVFEAGRDEHRGEPRDVWLFLGAAWEDDLPYHDAFSDLAMEHENFHYVPCLSREPWLTDWDGETEYIQDALLKYVDERALADAAFGRHMAGMLAERPTTTVDARIDPEAVEVYACGINAMVYSLETAVRRLGVPQRYVHCEGYG, from the coding sequence GTGACTATCCGTGAACACGCGTCCCAGCACGGACACGCGCAGTCGCTGCCGCTGATATCGAAGTCCGCCACCGTCACCGAGGTGGAGGCGCTGGACCGCCCCCGGAAGGACGAGATACGGTCTAGACTCCGCGAGTTGGGGTCCGAGTACGGGTTCGCGGACGCCGTCGCCGACCAGGGTCCCCTCGACTGGGACGGCGTCTTCGAAGCGGCTACGCGGGCCGACCGGCGGCTCGCACCGCGAATCGGCGCGCTGCGCGACCGCTTCGAGCGCGCGCACCCGGCGCTCGTTCGCATCGTCTTCGAGACCGACGAACCGTTCGAGTTCGCGGCTGGCCAGTACCTCTCCATCCGGTACGGGAACCGGACCAGGGCGTACTCCATCGCGAGTTCGCCGACCCGAGAGGACACCGAACTCTGCATCCGTCGCGTCCCCGACGGGCGCCTCTCGACGCGGCTCTGTGAGGAACTATCGGTCGGTGACGAGATTACCGTCCGCGGCCCCCACGGCCACCTCCTCCTCGAGGACGTCTCCGAGCGCGACCTCGTGTTCCTCGCGACCGGCACCGGCGTCGCGCCGATGAAGAGCATGATCGACTACGTCTTCGAGGCGGGCCGCGACGAACACCGGGGCGAACCCCGCGACGTCTGGCTGTTCCTCGGCGCAGCCTGGGAGGACGACCTGCCGTACCACGACGCCTTCTCCGACCTGGCCATGGAACACGAGAACTTCCACTACGTTCCCTGCCTCTCCCGGGAGCCCTGGCTCACCGACTGGGACGGCGAGACGGAGTACATCCAGGACGCGTTGCTGAAGTACGTCGACGAGCGCGCGCTCGCTGACGCCGCGTTCGGCAGACACATGGCCGGAATGCTCGCCGAGCGCCCAACGACCACCGTCGACGCGCGCATCGACCCCGAGGCCGTCGAGGTGTACGCCTGCGGCATCAACGCGATGGTGTACAGCCTCGAAACCGCCGTGCGTCGCCTCGGCGTCCCCCAGCGCTACGTCCACTGCGAGGGGTACGGGTAG
- a CDS encoding inositol-1(or 4)-monophosphatase / fructose-1,6-bisphosphatase codes for MSEEYANVAERAAREGSEVALAAFRTDIDVETKSGKTDVVTQADRSAQRRVIEVIRETHVEDAIVGEEDDELKTVPESGAAWVIDPIDGTNNFVRDTQVWATSVAAVEDGECLAAANVMPALGDVYVADDEGVTLNGESVTVSEKTDPETFVVAPTIWWDFDHRDEYANACRAIVERFGDMRRYGCAQAVLSMVASGQLEAAVTNVDVNAWDSVAGVHMVRQAGGVVTDVHGDRWVPGCAGLVASNGEAHDAVLAAAQEIRPEG; via the coding sequence ATGAGCGAGGAGTACGCGAACGTCGCGGAGCGCGCCGCCCGCGAGGGCAGCGAGGTGGCGCTCGCGGCGTTCCGCACCGACATCGACGTGGAGACGAAGTCGGGCAAGACGGACGTCGTGACCCAGGCCGACCGCAGCGCCCAGCGCCGCGTCATCGAGGTCATCCGCGAGACGCACGTCGAGGACGCAATCGTCGGCGAGGAGGACGACGAACTCAAGACCGTCCCCGAGTCGGGCGCGGCGTGGGTCATCGACCCCATCGACGGGACGAACAACTTCGTCAGGGACACCCAGGTCTGGGCGACGTCCGTCGCGGCCGTCGAGGACGGCGAGTGTCTCGCCGCGGCGAACGTCATGCCCGCGCTCGGCGACGTCTACGTCGCCGACGACGAGGGCGTCACGCTGAACGGTGAATCCGTCACCGTCAGCGAGAAGACGGACCCGGAGACGTTCGTCGTCGCGCCGACCATCTGGTGGGACTTCGACCACCGCGACGAGTACGCAAACGCCTGTCGCGCCATCGTCGAGCGTTTCGGGGACATGCGGCGGTACGGCTGCGCGCAGGCCGTCCTCTCGATGGTCGCCAGCGGCCAGCTCGAGGCCGCCGTGACGAACGTCGACGTGAACGCCTGGGACAGCGTCGCGGGCGTCCACATGGTCCGACAGGCCGGCGGCGTGGTCACGGACGTGCACGGCGACCGGTGGGTGCCGGGCTGCGCCGGCCTCGTGGCGTCGAACGGCGAGGCCCACGATGCGGTGCTCGCTGCCGCCCAGGAGATACGGCCGGAAGGGTAA